A single genomic interval of Nocardioides palaemonis harbors:
- a CDS encoding adenosine deaminase, whose protein sequence is MSLQNFIAGLPKAELHVHHVGSASPRIVSELAARHPDAGVPSDLEGLREFFTFRDFAHFVDVYLSVVDLIRTPEDIRLLTYEVAREMAEGQNLRYAELTCTPYTSVIRGIPIQAYTDAIEDARVAAERDFGLVLRWIYDIPGESGLPAADATLEYALQHRTDALVGFGLGGPEIGVPRPQFQPHFEAARAAGLHSVPHAGETTGPETVWDSLRLLGAERIGHGTSSAQDPDLLAHLADTGVVLEVCPTSNVATRAVDRIEEHPLRAFVEAGVTVTINSDDPPMFATTLNHDYEVAAGLLDLDEQGVADLAKAAVHASYAADDVKARITGEIDAYTASA, encoded by the coding sequence CGTCGGCTCCGCGTCGCCCCGCATCGTCTCCGAGCTCGCCGCCCGGCACCCCGACGCGGGGGTGCCCAGCGACCTCGAGGGGCTGCGCGAGTTCTTCACGTTCCGCGACTTCGCCCACTTCGTGGACGTCTACCTCTCGGTCGTCGACCTGATCCGCACCCCGGAGGACATCCGGCTGCTGACCTACGAGGTCGCCCGCGAGATGGCCGAGGGCCAGAACCTCCGCTACGCCGAGCTCACCTGCACGCCCTACACGTCGGTGATCCGCGGGATCCCGATCCAGGCCTACACCGACGCCATCGAGGACGCCCGCGTGGCGGCCGAGCGCGACTTCGGGCTGGTGCTGCGCTGGATCTACGACATCCCCGGCGAGTCGGGCCTGCCCGCCGCCGACGCGACGCTGGAGTACGCCCTGCAGCACCGCACCGACGCGCTGGTCGGCTTCGGGCTCGGCGGTCCGGAGATCGGCGTGCCGCGCCCGCAGTTCCAGCCGCACTTCGAGGCCGCCCGCGCAGCCGGCCTGCACTCCGTGCCGCACGCCGGTGAGACCACCGGCCCGGAGACGGTGTGGGACTCCCTGCGCCTGCTCGGCGCGGAGCGGATCGGCCACGGGACCTCCAGCGCCCAGGACCCGGACCTCCTCGCACACCTCGCCGACACCGGCGTGGTGCTCGAGGTCTGCCCGACGTCCAACGTCGCCACCCGCGCGGTCGACCGGATCGAGGAGCACCCGCTGCGCGCCTTCGTCGAGGCGGGGGTCACCGTGACGATCAACTCCGACGACCCGCCGATGTTCGCCACGACGCTCAACCACGACTACGAGGTCGCGGCCGGTCTCCTCGACCTCGACGAGCAGGGTGTGGCCGACCTGGCGAAGGCAGCCGTCCACGCGTCCTACGCGGCCGACGACGTGAAGGCGCGGATCACCGGCGAGATCGACGCGTACACCGCCAGCGCCTGA
- a CDS encoding CBM96 family carbohydrate-binding protein — protein sequence MSHTLTRTASALVFVTGLAGVAIASSPANAKRSDIDAMVDTYVSSAAPGANYGSSTTLTVDGRTNRTQQAFLKFTVPDVAAGESLASVALRLRPTVDSSTGVTVVRAGNGWTENNLTWSSRPTTSARLGASDALVAGTVESIALDASKLTPGEVVSIRVETTAKKALTFSSTEARTASTRPQLRVNTVAKPTPTPTSTPTVTPTSTPTVTPTSTPTSTPTVTPTSTPTVTPTSTPTSTPTSTPTATPTATPTATPTATPTATPSPQPAATFPPATPVMPKVIGMSAPANLWPQRIQEVGAQGVTARRIFADLSSSGSSQLSLIRQTIADGMMPVISYKVPDPAALANGSYDAWLATLRTQLTSLGAPVTATFWHEPNGDMDPAVFRAASLRFFNQVDAPSIAVGPILNGWLLDRRVSDFAAFTDATLLNKWEFVAVDSYQNGTASAPGDLLPARAIPLLASWMDSVGHPNKPLGLGEYNGHTAQAVAEAGESILSTPELWFGLAWNSTAGAYSPLVGDRITAFQHTKADPRARQ from the coding sequence ATGTCACACACCCTCACGAGAACGGCCTCGGCCCTCGTCTTCGTCACTGGGCTGGCCGGCGTCGCGATCGCCTCCTCCCCCGCCAACGCCAAGCGCAGTGACATCGACGCCATGGTCGACACCTACGTCAGCTCCGCCGCGCCCGGCGCCAACTACGGGTCGAGCACGACCCTCACGGTCGACGGCCGCACCAACCGCACCCAGCAGGCCTTCCTCAAGTTCACCGTCCCGGACGTGGCCGCCGGCGAGAGCCTTGCCTCCGTCGCCCTGCGCCTGCGACCCACCGTCGACTCCTCGACGGGCGTGACCGTCGTCCGTGCCGGCAACGGCTGGACCGAGAACAACCTGACCTGGTCGTCGCGGCCCACCACCAGCGCCCGGCTCGGCGCGTCCGACGCACTCGTGGCCGGGACCGTCGAGTCGATCGCGCTCGACGCCTCCAAGCTCACGCCTGGCGAGGTCGTGAGCATCCGCGTCGAGACGACGGCCAAGAAGGCGCTCACCTTCTCCTCGACCGAGGCGCGGACCGCCTCCACCCGTCCGCAGCTCCGGGTGAACACGGTCGCGAAGCCGACGCCCACGCCGACGTCCACCCCGACGGTGACCCCGACGTCCACGCCGACGGTGACCCCGACGTCCACGCCGACCTCCACCCCGACGGTGACCCCGACGTCCACGCCGACGGTGACCCCGACGTCCACGCCGACGTCCACGCCGACGTCCACGCCGACCGCGACGCCGACCGCGACCCCGACCGCGACCCCGACCGCGACCCCGACCGCGACCCCGAGCCCCCAGCCGGCCGCGACCTTCCCGCCGGCCACCCCGGTGATGCCCAAGGTCATCGGCATGAGCGCGCCGGCCAACCTCTGGCCGCAGCGGATCCAGGAGGTCGGCGCCCAGGGCGTCACCGCCCGCCGGATCTTCGCCGACCTGTCGTCGAGCGGCAGCAGCCAGCTCTCGCTGATCCGGCAGACGATCGCCGACGGCATGATGCCGGTCATCTCCTACAAGGTGCCCGACCCGGCCGCCCTGGCCAACGGCTCCTACGACGCGTGGCTGGCCACGCTGCGCACGCAGCTCACCAGCCTCGGCGCTCCCGTCACGGCGACCTTCTGGCACGAGCCCAACGGCGACATGGACCCCGCGGTGTTCCGCGCCGCGAGCCTGCGGTTCTTCAACCAGGTCGACGCCCCGTCGATCGCGGTCGGCCCGATCCTGAACGGCTGGCTGCTCGACCGCCGGGTGAGCGACTTCGCCGCCTTCACCGACGCCACCCTGCTCAACAAGTGGGAGTTCGTCGCCGTCGACTCCTACCAGAACGGCACGGCCTCGGCCCCCGGCGACCTGCTGCCGGCCCGCGCCATCCCGCTGCTCGCCTCCTGGATGGACTCGGTCGGCCACCCGAACAAGCCCCTCGGGCTCGGTGAGTACAACGGCCACACCGCGCAGGCCGTCGCCGAGGCCGGCGAGTCGATCCTGTCGACGCCCGAGCTGTGGTTCGGCCTCGCCTGGAACAGCACCGCCGGTGCGTACTCCCCGCTGGTCGGCGACCGGATCACCGCCTTCCAGCACACCAAGGCCGACCCGCGCGCCCGCCAGTGA
- a CDS encoding dicarboxylate/amino acid:cation symporter, with protein MNTSFEAPAKRSRLRLPSFGVQVLTGLVLGVVLGLVARSMGADGVDAATGEVDPNWLTETLSTVGGTFVTLLRAVVPPLVFLAIVASIANLRDVTGAARLAWRTLAWFAITALIAVTIGIALGLVLRPGDHTSVASDAASAPSTTGSWLDFLTGLVPANVLGLEGSAGPDGSVSMSFNVLQILVVAIAVGIATLKVGEAADPFLTFVRSALAVVQKVLWWIILLAPVATVGLLGNAVASYGWDALGSLGTFTVAIYAGLALVLLVVYPTLLKLNGLSVRQFFSGAWPAMSLAFVSRSSVGTMPLTQSVTERNLGVPRAYASFAVPLGATTKMDGCASIYPAISAIFVAQFFGLDLSVTDYVLIAFVSVIGSAATAGVTGATVMLTLTLSTLGLPLEGVGLLLAIDPILDMGRTAVNVTGQALVPTIVAQREGILDRATYDAPRGRTPWREDVADSSSRETVGASA; from the coding sequence ATGAATACTTCATTTGAGGCTCCGGCGAAGCGCTCCCGCCTCCGGCTGCCCTCGTTCGGCGTCCAGGTCCTGACCGGCCTGGTCCTCGGCGTGGTCCTCGGCCTGGTCGCCCGGTCGATGGGCGCGGACGGCGTCGACGCCGCGACCGGCGAGGTCGACCCGAACTGGCTCACCGAGACGCTCAGCACGGTCGGCGGCACGTTCGTCACCCTGCTCCGGGCAGTCGTCCCGCCGCTCGTCTTCCTCGCGATCGTCGCGTCCATCGCCAACCTGCGTGACGTGACCGGTGCCGCCCGGCTGGCGTGGCGCACGCTCGCCTGGTTCGCGATCACCGCGCTGATCGCCGTCACCATCGGCATCGCACTCGGCCTGGTGCTCCGCCCCGGCGACCACACCAGCGTGGCCTCCGACGCGGCGTCCGCCCCGTCGACGACCGGCTCGTGGCTCGACTTCCTCACCGGCCTGGTCCCCGCCAACGTGCTGGGCCTGGAGGGCTCCGCCGGCCCCGACGGCAGCGTGTCCATGTCGTTCAACGTCCTGCAGATCCTCGTGGTCGCGATCGCCGTCGGCATCGCCACGCTCAAGGTGGGCGAGGCTGCGGACCCGTTCCTCACCTTCGTCCGCTCCGCGCTCGCCGTGGTCCAGAAGGTGCTGTGGTGGATCATCCTGCTCGCCCCGGTCGCCACCGTCGGCCTGCTCGGCAACGCCGTGGCGAGCTATGGCTGGGACGCCCTCGGCTCGCTCGGCACCTTCACGGTCGCGATCTACGCAGGCCTGGCGCTGGTGCTGCTGGTGGTCTACCCCACCCTGCTCAAGCTCAACGGCCTCTCGGTGCGGCAGTTCTTCTCCGGGGCATGGCCCGCCATGTCGCTGGCGTTCGTCTCGCGCTCGTCGGTCGGCACGATGCCGCTCACCCAGAGCGTGACCGAGCGCAACCTCGGTGTGCCGCGGGCCTACGCCTCGTTCGCCGTGCCGCTCGGCGCGACGACGAAGATGGACGGCTGCGCCTCGATCTACCCGGCGATCTCGGCGATCTTCGTGGCCCAGTTCTTCGGCCTCGACCTGTCGGTCACCGACTACGTCCTGATCGCGTTCGTCTCGGTCATCGGCTCCGCCGCCACCGCCGGGGTCACCGGCGCCACCGTGATGCTGACCCTCACGCTCTCCACGCTCGGCCTGCCCCTCGAGGGCGTCGGCCTGCTCCTGGCCATCGACCCGATCCTCGACATGGGCCGCACGGCGGTCAACGTGACCGGACAGGCGCTGGTCCCGACGATCGTCGCCCAGCGCGAGGGCATCCTCGACCGCGCGACGTACGACGCGCCCCGCGGGCGTACGCCGTGGCGCGAGGACGTTGCGGACTCCTCCTCCCGCGAGACCGTGGGGGCGTCTGCCTGA
- a CDS encoding putative leader peptide, protein MPVVRPVLPSPATVGDLLTQRRAVDLVRTGSALCRRSSAVD, encoded by the coding sequence GTGCCCGTCGTGCGTCCTGTCCTGCCCTCCCCCGCGACCGTCGGTGACCTGCTGACGCAGCGCCGGGCGGTGGACCTCGTGCGCACCGGTAGCGCGCTGTGTCGTCGCTCGTCCGCCGTCGACTGA